The Kribbella shirazensis genomic interval GGACCGCAGCCTGGCGCGCAGCCGCGAGCTGATGGACCGGCACGCGGAGACCTGGCGGAAGTCGGTGCAGCCGGCGCTGACCGAGCAGGGCATCGACATCCTGCGCTGGGACGAGCTGGAGCACGACGAGCGCGAGGACATGACCCGGTTCTTCCGGGAGCGGGTCTTCCCGGTGCTGACCCCGCTGGCGGTCGACCCGTCGCACCCGTTCCCGTACATCTCCGGCCTGAGCCTGAATCTCGCGGTCGTTGTCCGTAACCCGGACACCGGCGGCGAGCACTTCGCCCGCGTGAAGGTGCCGCCGCTGCTGCCGCGGTTCGTGAAGGTCGCCGAGGGCCGGTTCGTGCCGCTCGAGGACGTCATCGCCACGCACCTCGGCCAGCTGTTCCCGGGCATGGAGGTGATCCAGCACCACACGTTCCGGGTGACCCGCAACGAGGACCTCGAGGTCGAGGAGGACGACGCGGAGAACCTGCTGGCCGCGCTGGAGAAGGAGCTGCTGCGTCGCCGGTTCGGTCCGCCGGTCCGGCTCGAGGTGGAGGAGTCGATCGACCCGCAGGTGAAGGCGCTGCTGCTGTCGGAGCTGGGCGTCACCCAGGCGGAGGTGTTCGAGCTTCCCGGCCCGCTGGACCTGCGTGGTCTGTTCACCATCGCCGGCCTGGACAGGGCCGAGCTGAAGTACCCCGCGTTCGTCCCGTCGACGCATCCGCACCTGGCCGAGGTGGAGACCTCCAACCCGGCGGACATGTTCCACGCGCTCAAGCAGCGCGACGTGCTCGTGCACCACCCGTACGACTCCTTCTCCACCAGCGTGCAGCGCTTCATCGAGCAGGCAGCCGCGGACCCGCACGTGCTGGCGATCAAGCAGACGCTGTACCGGACCAGTGGTGACTCCCCCATCGTCGATGCACTCATCGACGCCGCGGAGGCAGGCAAGCAGGTGCTGGTGCTGGTCGAGATCCAGGCGCGCTTCGACGAGCAGGCGAACATCAAGTGGGCCCGTCAGCTCGAGCACGCCGGCTGCCATGTCGTGTACGGCGTGATCGGTCTGAAGACGCACTCCAAGCTGTCGCTGGTCGTCCGCGACGAGCCGGACGGGCTGCGCCGCTACGCGCACATCGGGACCGGCAACTACCACCCGAAGACAGCCAGGCTCTACGAGGACCTGGGGCTGCTCACCAGCGACAAGGTGGTCACCGAGGACGTAGCGCTGCTGTTCAACCACCTGTCCGGTTTCGGTCGCAGCGCCGGCTACCGGCGGATCCTGGTCGCTCCCCAGTCGGTACGGCGGGGGCTCGTCGAGCGGATCGACCGCGAGGTCCAGCACCACCTGGCGGGTCGCCCCGCACGCATCCGGATCAAGGTGAACAGCCTGGTCGACGAGGCCCTGTGCGACGCGCTGTACCGGGCGTCGCAGGCCGGCGTACCGGTGGACCTCTGGATCCGCGGCATCTGCACGATCCGTCCCGGCGTACCTGGTCTGTCGGAGAACATCCAGGTCCGCAGCATCTTGGGCCGCTTCCTAGAGCACAGCCGCGTGTTCCTGTTCGAGAACGGCGGTGAGCCGGAGGTGTGGATCGGCTCCGCCGACCTGATGCACCGCAATCTGGACCGCCGGGTGGAGGTGCTGGTGCAGCTGAAGCAGCAGGACCACGTCACCGAGCTCAGCGACCTGTTCGACCTGGCGATGGACGAGGGCACAGGCTCCTGGTGGCTGCAGGAAGACGACAGCTGGCAACCCCGGCTGAGCGGTCCGGACGGTCAGCCGCTGCGGGATCTGCAGGAGCGACTGATCGCGACCCGTGGCCGCCGCCGGGCGTCCGACGGAATGAGTTAGCCGCGTCCTAGGGTGAAGGTATGAACAGCCCGGCGACGGTCATCGCCGCGGGTGGTGTCGTCTGGCGGGAACGCGGCGACACCCGACAGGTGCTGCTCGTGCACCGCCCCCGGTACGACGACTGGTCCCTCCCGAAAGGCAAGCTGGCCGCCCACGAGCACGTGCTGCTCGGTGCGCGGCGGGAGATCGAGGAGGAGACCGGACAGCAGGTCGTCTTCGGTCCACCGCTCGGTGTGCAGCGGTACCAGATCCGCAAGAACGGCAGTACTGCGCAGAAGCTCGTGCACTACTGGTCCGCCGTACCGGTCGACGACGGCGATTTCGAGCCGAACGACGAAGTGGACCAGATCAGCTGGGTCTCGGTGGAGAAGGCCCGCGGCAAGCTCAGCTACCCGCGTGACGTGGACATCCTGGACGCACTGGACACTGCGGTGCCGGTCGACTCGACAGTGATCGTCCTGCGGCACGCGGAGGCCCTGAAGCGCAAGGACTGGGACGGCAAGGACACGCTCCGCCCGCTCAGCAGCAGCGGTACGGCGGTTGCGGAGCGGCTGACCGGCGTACTGTCGGCCCTCGGCGTGAACAGGATCATCAGCAGCGACGCGGAGCGGTGTGTGGCGACCGTCACGCCGTACGCCGCCGCGATCGACCGCCACATCCACCTGTGGCCGGAGATCTCCGAGCGTGGGTACGACGCCACACCCGAAGGGCTGAGCGGTCTGGCGGACCGGGTGTGGCGGCCGGGCAAGGTGACGGTCGTCTGCTCGCACCGCCCGGTCCTGCCCGCGCTGGCGCGGGAGCTCGGGCTGAAGGCGGAGAAGTTCTCCACCGGCGCGTTCCTGGTCGCGCACCGCCTCGCCGACGGCCGTCTGATCCATGAGCGTTTCAATGCGCCCTAGGAGGGCCGCGACACGGCTCGGTGACGATCGAGGCACAGCCGATGGGGCAGCCGGGTGACACTGGAGGGGACGGGTATGTTCCTACCCGAGGAGCCGGCTCCCCACCGGGCGCCGGTCTGAGGAGAGGTTCGGGGCGCACCATGACGATGATGCGAGAACTGACACTGATCGGGATCCGGATGGAATCACCCAACCGGGCCCCGGTGATGATGCTGCGGGAGACCGAGGGCTACCGCTACCTGCCGATCTCGATCGGCTCGGTCGAGGCGACCGCGATCGCGTACGAGGAGCAGGGGCTGCGGCCGTCGCGGCCACTCACCCACGACCTGATGCGCGACCTGGTCCAGGCGTTCGGCGTACACATCGAGGCCGTCGAGATCGTCGAGCTGCGCGACGCCGTCTTCTACGCCGAGCTGGTCCTGGCCAACGGCGCCCGGGTCTCGGCCAGACCGAGCGACTCGGTGGCGCTCGCGGTCCGCCTGGGTACGCCGATCCGCTGCACCGAAGAGGTCCTTCGGGAGGCCGGCATCGCCACGCCCGAGGAAGAGCAGGCCGAACTGGAGCGCTTCCGCGAATTCCTCGACAGCGTCGCCCCGGAGGACTTCTCCAGCTGACGGCGAAACATCGATCGTTCACACGGATGGTGCGCTGAGCGTTACCGAAACGTGAGCCAACACCCGTTTACATCGACGGAGAGTGACGGCTCTTAACTCAGTTCACCTATTGGCCGCCTCTCGGCACGCCAGACGTCGCACACGCTACCGAAACCGTTCACCGCTCGTTCACCGGCGACGGACCGGTCGGTCACCTGGTCTCCCTACCGTCTGTGGAAGTTCAGAAGTCTGATTCCCGCAGAAGGGCAACATTCTCGTGTCCGTCAATCGCCTGTTCCGCGTCGGCTCCGTCGCCGTGGCATCCCTCGGCGTCCTCGCCCTGAGCGCCTGTGGCAGTGACCCCGAGCCGTCCGGTTCGTCGAGCCCCGACGCCTCGTCGTCTGCCGGCGCCGAGTGCCCGAAGGGCACGCTGAACGCTGAGGGTTCCTCGGCGCAGAAGAACGCCATCGAGGAAGTCATCAGCAAGTACAACGAGAACTGCGCCGACGTCACGGTGAACTACAACCCGACCGGTTCCGGCGCGGGCATCAAGCAGTTCAACGCGAGCCAGGTCGACTTCGCCGGCTCCGACTCGGCCCTGAAGCCGGACGAGCAGACCGCGGCCACGAAGCGCTGCGCCAACAACCCGGCGATCAACCTGCCGATGGTCATCGGCCCGGTCGCGGTCGCCTACAACCTCGACGGCGTCGACAAGCTGGTCCTCGACGGCGCGACCGTCGCGAAGATCTTCCAGGGCACGGTCAAGACCTGGAACGACCCGGCGATCGCGAAGCTGAACGCGGGCGTCACGCTGCCGTCGGCCCCGATCTCGGTGTTCTTCCGCTCCGACGAGTCCGGCACCACCGAGAACTTCACCAAGTACCTGAAGGCCGCCGGTGGCGGTGCGTGGGCCGGCGAGCCGGCCAAGAAGTGGACCGGCACGGGCTCCGGCAAGGAGAAGTCGGCCGGCGTCGCCGAGGGCGTCAAGAGCACCAAGAACTCGATCACCTACGTCGAGTGGTCGTACGCCGTCGACAACAAGCTCGGTGTCGCCCAGATCGACAACGGCTCGGGTGCGGTCGAGCTGACCGCCGAGTCCGCCGGTAAGGCCCTGGCCGCCGCGAAGCCGGCCGGCACCGGGTCCGACCTGGCCCTGAAGCTGGACTACGCGACCAAGGAGGCGGGTGCCTACCCGATCATCCTGGTCACCTACGAGATCGCCTGCACCAAGGGTCTCCCGGCCGAGAAGACCGCGCTGGTGAAGAGCTTCCTGAGCTACTTCGCGAGCAAGGACGGCCAGGCGTCGCTGACCGAGCTGAACTACGCGCCGCTCCCGGCCGAGACCCAGACCAAGGTCGAGGCCGCTATCCAGGCGATCAGCTGATCGAGACGCAGTACTGATGCGAGCCCCGGCCGGTCCGAGTCATCGGAGGCGGCCGGGGCTTCGCCTCGTGAGAACCAGACGTGACCATCACGACTCAGGCGCTGGGAGCACCATCAGATGAGTAGTCCAGACGGCACGGCCCCGCCCGACCGGCCGGACGGCACGGCCACCGGGCAGGAAGATCCGAAGATCGAGGATCTCGTCCATTCCGACGCCGGCCCGACCCCGACGTTCGGCGGCCTGGCCGCCGAACACGCCGAGCACGAGGCGGCGTCCACCGAGGTGATGACCGAGTCCGGCGTCGAGCCCGGCGCTACGGCCGCGCCCGAACCCGACCGGAAACTCGACCTCGGTCCGGTCGGCCATCTCGGCGACCGGCTGTTCGGCGGGCTCGCCCGCGGCTCCGGCGGCCTGGTGGTGCTGATCGTCGCGTTCGTCGGCGTCTTCCTGCTGGCGCTGGCGATCCCGGCGCTCGCCGACGACCGGAGCAGCTTCCTGTTCTCCCGGATCTGGGAGCCCGGCGGCGCGGAGCCCCGGTTCGGTATCGCGGCGCTCTTCTACACCACGGTGATCAGCTCGATCATCGCGATGCTGATCGCGGTCCCGATCGCGATCGGCGTCGCGCTGTTCGTCACGTACTACGCCCCGAAACGGCTGGCGGCCCCGGTCGCGCACGCGGTCGACCTGCTGGCCACCGTACCGTCGATCATCTACGGCCTGTGGGGCATCCTGTTCTTCGCCCCGATCCTGCGGCCGGTGATCGACGGCCTGGACGGTGCGCTCGGCTGGATCCCGGTGTTCGAGAAGCCACTGGGCGACAACGTCGGCGTGGTGTTCACCGCTTCGGTCGTGCTGGCGATCATGATCCTGCCGGTCGTCACCGCGATCAGCCGCGAGATCTTCCAGCAGACGCCGATCGCGCACCGCGAGGGCGCGCTCGCGCTGGGCGCGACCAAGTGGGAGATGATCCGGATGGCAGTGCTGCCGTACGGGCGCTCCGGTGTGGTCAGCGCCTCGAT includes:
- a CDS encoding RNA degradosome polyphosphate kinase, which gives rise to MEPPYDISAAGDLPEGRFSDRELSWLAFNQRVLELAEDDRIPLLERAKFLAIFASNLDEFYMVRIAGLKRRIAAGVAVKAASGLLPREVLDRSLARSRELMDRHAETWRKSVQPALTEQGIDILRWDELEHDEREDMTRFFRERVFPVLTPLAVDPSHPFPYISGLSLNLAVVVRNPDTGGEHFARVKVPPLLPRFVKVAEGRFVPLEDVIATHLGQLFPGMEVIQHHTFRVTRNEDLEVEEDDAENLLAALEKELLRRRFGPPVRLEVEESIDPQVKALLLSELGVTQAEVFELPGPLDLRGLFTIAGLDRAELKYPAFVPSTHPHLAEVETSNPADMFHALKQRDVLVHHPYDSFSTSVQRFIEQAAADPHVLAIKQTLYRTSGDSPIVDALIDAAEAGKQVLVLVEIQARFDEQANIKWARQLEHAGCHVVYGVIGLKTHSKLSLVVRDEPDGLRRYAHIGTGNYHPKTARLYEDLGLLTSDKVVTEDVALLFNHLSGFGRSAGYRRILVAPQSVRRGLVERIDREVQHHLAGRPARIRIKVNSLVDEALCDALYRASQAGVPVDLWIRGICTIRPGVPGLSENIQVRSILGRFLEHSRVFLFENGGEPEVWIGSADLMHRNLDRRVEVLVQLKQQDHVTELSDLFDLAMDEGTGSWWLQEDDSWQPRLSGPDGQPLRDLQERLIATRGRRRASDGMS
- the pstS gene encoding phosphate ABC transporter substrate-binding protein PstS, with the translated sequence MSVNRLFRVGSVAVASLGVLALSACGSDPEPSGSSSPDASSSAGAECPKGTLNAEGSSAQKNAIEEVISKYNENCADVTVNYNPTGSGAGIKQFNASQVDFAGSDSALKPDEQTAATKRCANNPAINLPMVIGPVAVAYNLDGVDKLVLDGATVAKIFQGTVKTWNDPAIAKLNAGVTLPSAPISVFFRSDESGTTENFTKYLKAAGGGAWAGEPAKKWTGTGSGKEKSAGVAEGVKSTKNSITYVEWSYAVDNKLGVAQIDNGSGAVELTAESAGKALAAAKPAGTGSDLALKLDYATKEAGAYPIILVTYEIACTKGLPAEKTALVKSFLSYFASKDGQASLTELNYAPLPAETQTKVEAAIQAIS
- a CDS encoding bifunctional nuclease domain-containing protein, encoding MRELTLIGIRMESPNRAPVMMLRETEGYRYLPISIGSVEATAIAYEEQGLRPSRPLTHDLMRDLVQAFGVHIEAVEIVELRDAVFYAELVLANGARVSARPSDSVALAVRLGTPIRCTEEVLREAGIATPEEEQAELERFREFLDSVAPEDFSS
- the pstC gene encoding phosphate ABC transporter permease subunit PstC; translation: MTESGVEPGATAAPEPDRKLDLGPVGHLGDRLFGGLARGSGGLVVLIVAFVGVFLLALAIPALADDRSSFLFSRIWEPGGAEPRFGIAALFYTTVISSIIAMLIAVPIAIGVALFVTYYAPKRLAAPVAHAVDLLATVPSIIYGLWGILFFAPILRPVIDGLDGALGWIPVFEKPLGDNVGVVFTASVVLAIMILPVVTAISREIFQQTPIAHREGALALGATKWEMIRMAVLPYGRSGVVSASMLGLGRALGETVAVLIILSVPNGNDPWNPSIFAGGETFASKIANNAAEFDSPEKTGAYIAAGLVLFVVTFLVNSAARIIVDRSAPGGKRPRRNRSAGGAAAKEGAVA
- a CDS encoding NUDIX hydrolase, with translation MNSPATVIAAGGVVWRERGDTRQVLLVHRPRYDDWSLPKGKLAAHEHVLLGARREIEEETGQQVVFGPPLGVQRYQIRKNGSTAQKLVHYWSAVPVDDGDFEPNDEVDQISWVSVEKARGKLSYPRDVDILDALDTAVPVDSTVIVLRHAEALKRKDWDGKDTLRPLSSSGTAVAERLTGVLSALGVNRIISSDAERCVATVTPYAAAIDRHIHLWPEISERGYDATPEGLSGLADRVWRPGKVTVVCSHRPVLPALARELGLKAEKFSTGAFLVAHRLADGRLIHERFNAP